A stretch of Chaetodon auriga isolate fChaAug3 chromosome 21, fChaAug3.hap1, whole genome shotgun sequence DNA encodes these proteins:
- the plcd1a gene encoding 1-phosphatidylinositol 4,5-bisphosphate phosphodiesterase delta-1a isoform X2 has product MEQNGTAGKHGLEGDADLQFLLVGGDLVKVRSSSWKKNRFFKLQEDCKTFWHESHKTFKRNQTFSIDDIDSVRKGRQSEGLNKHTEPSVEDRCFSIIFKGRKKNLDLLAASGVEAKQWVNGIEKIINNMQNLSRQQKSEHWIINCMRKADKNEDNKMTLKELKHFLRQINIEVDDAYAEDIFKKCDKSNSGTLEGSEIKHFYDLLTHREEIDVIYENYAQTDGQMSATDLLNFLLNEQRDQASMEDALKLIEKHEVDGTAKEKNRMTKDGFLMYLHQEEGSILNPAHKHVYQDMNQPLNHYYISSSHNTYLMEDQLKGPSSTEAYIKALMKSCRCVELDCWDGANGEPVIYHGYTLTSKVLFRDVVKAIKEYAFKTSEYPVILSLENHCSVDQQKIMAHHLISILGDALVTKPLGNTMPANFPSPEELKGKFLIKGKRLNKLDAAFNNDSTIEEDTVSEEDEASECKENGQKAKPKKSKIKLAKQLSDIVIYCKSVHFNSFEHAKDNQAFYEMSSFKESKAFSLAETSGTAYIHHNMDKLSRIYPAGSRTDSSNYNPVPMWNVGCQIVALNFQTPSKEMHLNQGQFLPNGVCGYILKPEFLRSLSSQFDPNTLTKGPWLKRKTFHVMIISAQQLPKINKDKHKSIVDPLVRVEVYGVPADNASKETHYIENNGFNPMWNERFQFDIQVPELAVVRFVVEDYDSTSQNDLIGQYCLPLTSVQNGYRHIPLLTKRGDVICSAGLFVHVMLIDAE; this is encoded by the exons TCTCCATTGATGACATCGATTCAGTGCGCAAGGGCCGTCAGTCAGAGGGGCTCAACAAACACACCGAGCCCTCTGTTGAAGACCGATGCTTCTCCATCATCTTCAAGGGCCGCAAGAAAAATCTGGACCTGCTGGCAGCCAGTGGGGTGGAGGCAAAACAGTGGGTCAACGGCATAGAGAAGATCATCAACAATATGCAAAACCTCAGCCGCCAGCAGAAGAGCGAGCA CTGGATCATCAACTGCATGCGGAAAGCAGACAAGAACGAGGACAACAAGATGACCCTGAAGGAGCTGAAGCACTTCCTGCGACAGATCAACATCGAAGTGGACGACGCTTACGCAGAGGATATTTTCAAG AAATGCGACAAGTCCAATTCAGGCACGTTGGAGGGCTCAGAGATCAAGCACTTCTACGACCTGCTGACACACCGAGAGGAGATAGATGTGATTTATGAAAATTACGCTCAAACAGACGGTCAGATGAGCGCCACAGACCTGCTCAACTTCCTGCTAAATGAGCAGAGGGACCAGGCGTCCATGGAGGACGCTCTCAAGCTGATCGAAAAACACGAGGTGGACGGGACAG CGAAGGAGAAGAATCGTATGACCAAAGATGGCTTCCTGATGTACCTGCATCAAGAGGAAGGCTCCATCCTCAACCCGGCTCATAAACACGTGTATCAGGACATGAACCAGCCTCTCAACCATTACtacatctcctcctcccacaaCACATACCTGATGGAGGACCAACTCAAAggacccagcagcacagaagccTACATAAA AGCCCTGATGAAGAGCTGTCGCTGTGTGGAGCTGGACTGTTGGGACGGCGCTAACGGCGAGCCTGTGATTTACCACGGCTACACGCTCACATCCAAAGTGCTCTTCAGAGACGTCGTCAAAGCCATCAAAGAGTACGCCTTCAAA ACGTCTGAGTACCCAGTGATCCTGTCCCTGGAGAACCACTGCAGCGTGGACCAACAGAAGATCATGGCCCACCACTTGATCTCCATCCTGGGCGATGCTTTGGTCACAAAGCCTCTGGGCAACACCATGCCCGCCAACTTCCCCTCACCTGAG GAGCTGAAGGGCAAGTTCCTCATCAAGGGAAAGCGATTGAACAAACTGGATGCTGCCTTCAACAACGACAGCACCATAGAGGAAGACACTGTGTCTGAGGAGGATGAGGCTTCAGAATGTAAGGAGAACGGCCAAAAAGCCAAACCAAAG AAATCAAAGATCAAACTTGCCAAGCAGCTCTCAGACATCGTCATCTACTGCAAGAGTGTCCATTTTAACAGCTTTGAACACGCCAAGGACAACCAGGCCTTCTACGAGATGTCGTCCTTCAAGGAGAGTAAAGCTTTCAGCCTGGCTGAGACTTCAG GTACTGCCTACATCCATCACAACATGGACAAACTCAGTCGGATCTACCCAGCTGGCTCCAGAACTGACTCCTCCAACTACAACCCAGTGCCCATGTGGAACGTTGGCTGCCAGATAG TGGCATTGAACTTCCAGACTCCCTCCAAGGAGATGCACCTAAACCAAGGTCAGTTTCTGCCAAATGGTGTCTGTGGCTACATCCTGAAACCGGAATTTCTGAGAAGCCTGTCCTCTCAGTTCGATCCCAACACGCTAACCAAAGGGCCCTGGCTGAAGAGGAAGACCTTTCATGTCATG ATCATCTCAGCTCAGCAGTTACCTAAAATCaacaaggacaaacacaaatCCATTGTTGACCCTCTGGTGAGAGTGGAGGTCTACGGTGTCCCGGCAGACAACGCCAGCAAGGAGACACACTACATTGAAAACAATG GGTTCAACCCAATGTGGAATGAGAGATTCCAGTTTGACATCCAGGTCCCAGAGCTGGCCGTGGTGCGATTTGTGGTGGAGGACTATGACTCAACGTCCCAGAATGATCTCATCGGGCAGTACTGTCTACCGCTCACCAGTGTACAGAACG GATATCGCCACATCCCGCTGCTCACCAAGAGAGGAGACGTCATCTGCTCCGCCGGACTGTTTGTGCACGTCATGCTCATCGACGCCGAGTAG